TTTCATCACTGATTAAAAGGCCATCTTTAAAATGTAAAATCCGCTCCGCGTGCATTGCTATATCTGGTTCGTGGGTCACCAGTACGATGGTTGTCCCCTCCCTGTGAAGTTCCTGGAAGATAGCCATAATTTCTTCCCCGGTCCGTGTATCCAGGGCACCAGTGGGCTCATCGGCCATAATGACTGACGGAGAGTTTACCAAGGCCCTGGCGATGGCTACCCTTTGGTTCTGTCCCCCGGATAGTTCATTGGGGCGGTGCTGTACTCGTCCCCCCAATCCAACTCTTTCCAAGGCTTGTTGTGCCCTCTGCCGTCGTTCAGCGGCTTTAACACCGGCATAGAGCATCGGTAATTCTACATTTTTTAAAGCGTTAAGGGCTGGAATTAAATTAAAAGTTTGAAATACAAAGCCTAACCTTTGGTTACGAATCATGGCTAATTCATTTTTGTTTAAGGATGAAACCTCACGATCTGCCAACCAGTAGGTCCCCTCGGTGGGAGTATCCAACAAACCTAGCAGATTCATAAAGGTGGATTTTCCTGAACCCGATGGCCCCATTACTGCCACAAACTCACCTTTATGAATGGTCAGTGACACGCCCTTCAGTGCTTCCACAGAAACAGCCCCTGTTTGATAAACTTTTTTTAAATTACTTACCTTTATCATTTGCCTCTCCTGTTGCAACCCTTTGACCATCCTGTAAGGCCGGTGATGGATTTAAAATAATCTTTTCCCCTTCTTTTAAGCCGCTGATAACTATATCGTACAACTCATTTCCCTTCTCGGTTTTAATTTTCCGCTTTTTGGCAATACCTCCTTGCACCACATAGACCAGCTTTTCACCATTTTGCGTGATAATGGCCTCAAAGGGTACAGTTAAGAGTTTTTTCGCCTCCAATGTAATAATGCTAACATCCACGGTATAACCTGGCTTTAGGCCGAGGGTATCCCCCTCTACTTGAATGGTTACCGGTACAATGGTATTGCTGTTACCACTGGTACTGTCCTCCTTTACAGCCACACCGGCCACACGGGTTACCTCACCGCTAAATTTCTTACCCGGCAGGGAAGTGCAGGAAATGGCAACCGGTTGTCCCACCTTCAGGGTTCCGGCATCAATTTCATTCACATTGGCAATAACCTCCAGTTTACTGTCACTGCCAACCGCCAGCAGGCGAGTACCTTCTAAAACACGGGTTCCCTTCTCGGCCCCCACAAAGAGAACAACTCCGTCTTCTTTACAAATAAAGGTTGCCAAGTCCAAACGTTCCTTAGCCTGGGAAACTTCCTGCTTGCATAAGTCTACCTGTGATTGCAGAGAAGCAATCTCCTTGGCAGATGCCCCTTGTTGGACCTTCATTAAGGCTTCTTTATAATCAGCTTCGGCCTTAGCAAAATCCACCTTCGCCTGTTCCAATTCGGTTTTTGCCACTGCACCGCCCCGATGCAGCTCCGTCATGCGATCTAGCTGATTCTTGGCTTTCTCATAAGAAGCCGTATTATATTCCAGGGTTAATTGATCATCGGTGGCCTTAGCCCGAGCCAGTTGGGCTTCTAAACCAGCCAGTTTCGCCACTGCCTGTTGGTAAAGGCGTCCTAACTCCTGAGTATCCAGCCGTCCCAAAACCTGCCCCTTTTTTAGCCTATCACCAACTTTAACAGATATTTCCATTAATGTACTGTCCACTGGTGTAAAAAATTCTTGTTTTTCTGCCGACTCCAGTTTACCCGTTGACATTACACTTTGTTCAATGCTTTTCATCTCTACCTTAGTGGTTTGTACAACCATGTCATCGTTGTTGCTACGATTATAGAAAAATAACAGGCCCAGACCTAAAAGGAAAATAATTCCTAGCAACCATTTCAGCCAACGCGGCCAACCCTTAAACCGTGCTTTAATTTTTTGAAACTTACTTGCTTCCCCAGCATTTTCCACTTCCAACAAACGTCCCTCCAAAATATAAATTTCTCTATAATACGACGTAATAACTAATTAATTATTTCACATTTTACTAAATTTTTCTTGTAAATTTAGTAAAAAAATACCTAACACTATAGTTAGGTATTGAAAGGGTAAAATATTAAGCTGTGGATAAGATATACTTCATGGCTCTTTGGGCTAAATCTCTAATCTTAATGTTTATAATTTGATTCGACTCATATACTTCAATTTCATTATTATCCTTTAACAAACCTCCCAAGAATAACAAAGCTCCTTTGGCCTCAGACCCCATTTGACCCAGGGAGCGAGCTGCATGGCCTCGTACTTCGGGTTTCGGATGTGAAAGAAAATTTATCAATAAGGGCATAAATTCTCTAACCAACCCTGGTTCCTTGGAGCCGACCCTTCCTAAAGTCCAGACTATACCCCGATGAAATATTTCCTCTTCAGAAGCATTTACCACAATGGGGACAAATTCCGCGAACTCATTTGGGTTATGGTAAATAATCTCCCCGATGGCCTCCGGAGCACTCCAGCTTGTTGTGCCTGATTCATCGTTCATGGACCACAGCAAGCGGCGGATAATCTCCCGCACATCCCCTTGGCTGTTCTGCAGCATTGCTTCTGTGATATAGCCTAGCCCTGCAATGGCCCGCCATCTCTCTAAGCCAAAGGGATGATATAGCAACCTAAATAAATATCTTAATGTACCCTGATTTTCAAGGGTTCTGGCCACCAATTCTTCATAACGCATTTCCTTTAACAATTGATTGATTTCTTCTTTTATGGACATCTTATCACCCCATCCATTCTTTTGGGATGATTTCATTGTAGCATGCAATGCTTATGGTTTCATAAACTGACCCTTACAGTTTTATTACGGCGAAATACCGGAAAGAAATTGGAAGGCGCATCCAGGACGGAGGGGCCTCCCAAACTGAAACACTTATGTTCTGTTGAGACGACTCAATTAACGTAATAAACAAAGCTAGGCCATTGGGGTCCCTTGCCCGTTATCATCACCAGGGTCATAACCATAGAGACGTTCTTGTCTGCCTGGGTTTTCCTTGGTTATTTGACGTGATATTTTTTCTGCCTCGGGGCGGTTAATGGACCCATTCTTCTTTTTTGCCATATGAAACCCTCCTTTATATTAACTTACAACTATTATTTCCTTCTTCAGTTTTATCATTCTTCAAAAAAGTTTCTCAAAGATAATTTAGTAATTTGTATATTTTTGCAACTTAATTTCAAAAATCATGCCCAATATGTTATAATATTAACCGTGTTTTTAAGGGAACTTTAAATTGGAGAGGTGACGAATGACCAGGAAAGATATGAAGGAGGTAATAATATGTTAGACTTCTGGTTCACCGAACATCACACCGATAACTATAAGGTATCCTGGCGGATGGATAAAATTCTACATTTCGAAAAATCTCCCTTTCAAGAAATTGCAGTTGTGGAATCTCCGGAATTGGGACGTGCCTTATTGTTGGATAACATTGTCCAAACCACCACCAAGTTCGAGTTTATTTACCACGAGACCATTGTACACATACCGTTAATGATCCACCCTGAACCCAAAAGGGTTATGGTGGTGGGAGGCGGAGACGGTGGCGCAGTTAAAGAAATTTTAAAACACCCCTCTGTTGAAACCGTTGATTTAATTGAAATTGATGAACGGGTAATTGAAGTAAGTAAAAAATGGCTGCCGGAGATAAGCCACGCCTTACGCTCTGATAAAGTTAACATTATGACCATTGATGGCCTTAAACACATGAAACAATGTTCTTCCCAGTATGACATTATTATTGTGGACTGTACGGACCCCAGTGGCCCTTCCATGGATTTGTTTTCTAAGGACTTCTACAGGGATGTTTACAATGCCCTTAAGGACGATGGTGTATTTGTTTCCCAAACCGGTTCACCTTCCTTTAGTACTCATTTTAAACAGGCCGTGCAAAACATTATGGAAGTGTTTCCACTGGCAAAACCTTATCTGACCTGCGAACCCACCTATATTGCCGGGTTTTGGAGTTTCACGGTTGGTTCTAAAAAATATCAATTGGACAATATTAATCCAGAACGGATGTTTAATATAGAGACAAAATATTACACCCCTGACATTCACAAAGCAGCCTTTGTTTTACCTAAATACATTGAACAACTCCTCAAATAAAAATAGACGACTGGTTAGCAACCAGTCGTCTATTTTTATTCTTAAGCCTTTCCTAAATAGGCTTTTTTAATTTCATCATTGGCAGCCAATTCTTTTCCTG
This genomic interval from Desulforamulus reducens MI-1 contains the following:
- a CDS encoding ABC transporter ATP-binding protein, translated to MIKVSNLKKVYQTGAVSVEALKGVSLTIHKGEFVAVMGPSGSGKSTFMNLLGLLDTPTEGTYWLADREVSSLNKNELAMIRNQRLGFVFQTFNLIPALNALKNVELPMLYAGVKAAERRQRAQQALERVGLGGRVQHRPNELSGGQNQRVAIARALVNSPSVIMADEPTGALDTRTGEEIMAIFQELHREGTTIVLVTHEPDIAMHAERILHFKDGLLISDEKVANRIISSVEEVSQ
- a CDS encoding efflux RND transporter periplasmic adaptor subunit; this encodes MENAGEASKFQKIKARFKGWPRWLKWLLGIIFLLGLGLLFFYNRSNNDDMVVQTTKVEMKSIEQSVMSTGKLESAEKQEFFTPVDSTLMEISVKVGDRLKKGQVLGRLDTQELGRLYQQAVAKLAGLEAQLARAKATDDQLTLEYNTASYEKAKNQLDRMTELHRGGAVAKTELEQAKVDFAKAEADYKEALMKVQQGASAKEIASLQSQVDLCKQEVSQAKERLDLATFICKEDGVVLFVGAEKGTRVLEGTRLLAVGSDSKLEVIANVNEIDAGTLKVGQPVAISCTSLPGKKFSGEVTRVAGVAVKEDSTSGNSNTIVPVTIQVEGDTLGLKPGYTVDVSIITLEAKKLLTVPFEAIITQNGEKLVYVVQGGIAKKRKIKTEKGNELYDIVISGLKEGEKIILNPSPALQDGQRVATGEANDKGK
- a CDS encoding DVU0298 family protein yields the protein MSIKEEINQLLKEMRYEELVARTLENQGTLRYLFRLLYHPFGLERWRAIAGLGYITEAMLQNSQGDVREIIRRLLWSMNDESGTTSWSAPEAIGEIIYHNPNEFAEFVPIVVNASEEEIFHRGIVWTLGRVGSKEPGLVREFMPLLINFLSHPKPEVRGHAARSLGQMGSEAKGALLFLGGLLKDNNEIEVYESNQIINIKIRDLAQRAMKYILSTA
- the speE gene encoding polyamine aminopropyltransferase; the encoded protein is MLDFWFTEHHTDNYKVSWRMDKILHFEKSPFQEIAVVESPELGRALLLDNIVQTTTKFEFIYHETIVHIPLMIHPEPKRVMVVGGGDGGAVKEILKHPSVETVDLIEIDERVIEVSKKWLPEISHALRSDKVNIMTIDGLKHMKQCSSQYDIIIVDCTDPSGPSMDLFSKDFYRDVYNALKDDGVFVSQTGSPSFSTHFKQAVQNIMEVFPLAKPYLTCEPTYIAGFWSFTVGSKKYQLDNINPERMFNIETKYYTPDIHKAAFVLPKYIEQLLK